In one window of Maribacter sp. BPC-D8 DNA:
- a CDS encoding tetratricopeptide repeat protein: protein MKKNYILTIILLIFIQLGFSQDYEIVKETKKLVDTRDIYLNGGTRSQFGGKSRTYIKFDLPPNTVHWYYSFATTKGQSGTANLNLAVQLTGMIADPSGITSNSLSAINVPEGIATADFYLLDHTNLQPFINKIDYQHYTEGMAENTKQAVVKVDDIKTGSWYLGIKNPSSLNGINLIVEIVAITETRILIAKSDKQQKAELYGGLGWTNFESGDYEKCIEYCDKANAEFELGWVLANKGLAELMTDKESNAMETYIQAITLIKKQPNPTYFFKEMIKDINNSKKIKPNLTGADEIKQLIEMQRE, encoded by the coding sequence ATGAAAAAAAACTACATATTAACAATTATACTACTTATTTTCATCCAACTTGGTTTCTCTCAAGATTATGAAATTGTTAAAGAAACAAAAAAATTAGTTGACACTCGGGATATTTATCTAAATGGAGGAACTCGGTCTCAATTCGGAGGAAAATCAAGAACTTATATTAAGTTTGACTTACCACCAAATACTGTGCATTGGTATTATAGTTTTGCCACTACTAAAGGACAAAGTGGGACTGCTAACTTAAACTTAGCTGTTCAGTTAACTGGAATGATTGCTGACCCAAGTGGAATTACATCAAATTCACTTTCTGCGATAAATGTTCCCGAAGGAATTGCAACTGCGGACTTTTATCTACTTGACCATACCAATTTACAACCATTTATAAATAAAATTGATTACCAGCATTATACCGAAGGTATGGCTGAAAACACCAAACAAGCTGTTGTAAAAGTAGATGATATAAAGACTGGTAGTTGGTATTTAGGTATAAAAAATCCAAGCTCATTAAACGGAATTAATCTTATCGTAGAAATTGTCGCAATCACAGAAACAAGAATTTTAATTGCTAAATCAGACAAACAACAAAAAGCGGAATTATACGGTGGTTTAGGTTGGACGAACTTTGAAAGTGGAGATTATGAAAAATGTATCGAATATTGTGATAAAGCAAATGCGGAATTTGAATTAGGTTGGGTACTTGCAAATAAAGGCTTAGCTGAATTAATGACCGACAAAGAAAGTAATGCAATGGAAACATATATTCAGGCAATTACTCTAATAAAAAAACAACCCAATCCTACCTATTTTTTTAAAGAGATGATTAAAGATATTAATAATTCAAAAAAAATAAAGCCGAACTTAACAGGAGCGGACGAAATTAAACAACTAATTGAAATGCAACGTGAATAA
- a CDS encoding helix-turn-helix domain-containing protein — protein MSFQNLKWYKSIIILLLIFIGSTEKIHAQQDMEGISDSLITNVQKIYNEPYEKGEQRLIDMNKIFNNIDKYNIKEQVTIYLVLIDFQIADGLYNEAINNCHIARKMAEKNDFAYEAVLSDFYLASAYGQNYEYDKSFELSKSLAQLINDSNYEYLAIISEIEMAWFYEIIGKYRDALDIRLKIVKTKGDFLKNRWNPVYHRQFLGMSNLYNELGMKDSTLFYREIYENNIDESTGDELEHFLLLKNEADIDFKDEKFKKSIDNYRIYNHWYFNRFNEYDSPLLINKSKAHLALGEVDSALNNLNLIKSGPMFLKEQKYISPDFYKLYIDIYKKKGEDDLRKEYEQKYYKALETYNSFKFNTLDNLYDIDKQRIQIENANAANDYKSTLNYLWIALGSIVMCFIGFTLWKQKKEKKKFDALMQRTENKTPLNTSLEPSTNTTEIKDEKVEALIHQIKELREQGFFLKQKTTLYNTAKKLKTNTSYLSTIINNNLDTTFSAFVNDIRIDFIINELKTNKQLRSYSVKAIAEEIGYKSADSFSKYFKQNTGLSPSSYIKKLNKDS, from the coding sequence ATGAGTTTTCAAAATTTAAAATGGTATAAATCCATCATTATTCTATTATTAATCTTTATTGGGTCTACTGAGAAAATTCATGCTCAGCAAGATATGGAAGGCATATCTGATAGCTTGATTACCAATGTTCAAAAAATCTACAATGAACCTTATGAGAAAGGGGAGCAGAGATTAATTGACATGAATAAAATATTCAATAATATTGATAAATATAATATCAAAGAACAAGTAACGATATACCTTGTTTTAATTGATTTTCAAATTGCTGATGGTTTGTATAATGAAGCTATTAATAATTGCCATATTGCCCGTAAAATGGCAGAGAAAAATGACTTTGCGTACGAAGCGGTACTTTCTGATTTTTATTTGGCTAGTGCATATGGACAGAATTATGAATACGATAAATCTTTTGAACTATCTAAATCTTTAGCTCAATTAATTAATGATAGTAATTATGAGTATTTGGCTATTATATCTGAAATAGAAATGGCATGGTTTTATGAGATTATTGGCAAGTACCGCGATGCATTAGACATAAGACTTAAGATTGTTAAAACAAAAGGAGACTTTTTAAAAAATAGATGGAATCCAGTATACCATCGTCAGTTTTTAGGTATGTCTAATTTATATAATGAACTGGGAATGAAAGATTCAACCTTGTTTTATAGAGAGATATATGAAAACAATATTGATGAGTCTACTGGGGATGAGCTAGAACATTTTTTACTATTAAAAAACGAGGCCGATATTGATTTTAAAGATGAAAAGTTTAAAAAGTCTATTGATAACTATAGAATATATAATCATTGGTACTTTAATAGGTTCAATGAATATGATTCTCCTTTGCTTATCAATAAAAGTAAAGCCCATCTTGCTTTGGGTGAAGTGGATAGCGCATTGAACAACTTAAATCTTATTAAAAGCGGTCCAATGTTTTTAAAGGAACAAAAATATATTTCCCCAGATTTCTATAAATTATATATAGATATTTATAAAAAGAAGGGTGAAGATGATTTAAGAAAAGAATATGAGCAGAAATATTATAAAGCTCTAGAAACCTATAACTCGTTTAAATTTAACACGCTTGATAATCTTTACGATATTGACAAGCAGCGTATACAAATAGAGAACGCCAATGCAGCCAACGATTATAAGAGTACATTAAATTACCTATGGATTGCCTTGGGGTCAATAGTTATGTGCTTCATAGGTTTTACGCTATGGAAACAAAAAAAGGAAAAGAAAAAGTTTGATGCATTAATGCAAAGAACAGAGAACAAAACACCGCTTAACACTTCACTTGAACCAAGTACGAATACTACTGAAATAAAAGATGAAAAGGTAGAGGCATTGATTCATCAAATTAAAGAACTACGAGAACAAGGCTTTTTTCTAAAACAAAAGACAACCTTATATAATACAGCAAAGAAATTAAAAACCAATACTTCTTACCTTTCGACGATCATTAACAATAATTTGGACACTACATTTTCTGCTTTTGTGAATGATATTAGAATCGATTTTATCATAAACGAACTAAAAACGAATAAGCAATTACGCTCATATTCAGTGAAAGCAATAGCCGAAGAAATTGGTTATAAAAGTGCCGATTCATTCTCCAAATACTTTAAGCAAAATACAGGGTTATCGCCATCATCGTATATTAAAAAATTGAATAAGGATAGTTAA
- a CDS encoding ankyrin repeat domain-containing protein: MKKSIIVFGILVSTVFNTVSANTDSGNRISKINQTNITHISPMVLAIVKDDVAVVKSFIAYGADIEQVSNTGAQMTALMYAARYNQLDIVKILVAEGASTAKESKIGATALDYAKVSGATEVVGYLNSL, encoded by the coding sequence ATGAAAAAATCAATTATCGTTTTCGGCATTTTAGTTAGTACAGTATTTAACACAGTAAGTGCAAACACTGACTCAGGAAATAGAATCTCTAAAATCAACCAAACAAATATTACGCATATATCGCCAATGGTATTAGCGATTGTTAAAGATGATGTAGCGGTTGTGAAAAGTTTTATCGCTTATGGGGCCGATATAGAGCAAGTATCTAACACCGGAGCTCAAATGACAGCTTTAATGTACGCTGCTCGTTACAACCAATTAGATATTGTAAAAATACTAGTTGCAGAGGGTGCAAGTACCGCAAAAGAATCTAAAATTGGTGCAACAGCCTTAGATTATGCTAAAGTCTCTGGAGCAACAGAAGTAGTTGGGTATTTAAACAGCTTGTAA
- a CDS encoding serine hydrolase domain-containing protein has translation MNKLIFILFGLLSSILVSQEATTKTLLLPVGSSLQASSLAAYELDSAFVYRKVDSIVTTGIKNNAFPGAQVLIAKEGNIIFHEAYGFHTYDSIQPVAENDIYDLASVTKILGPLPAIMKLVDEGKLDLDVPFSTYWKPWRSHKDKANITLREILAHQAGLEPYIVFLNKTLKNNGQFKKRFIRSKKNNRFSNEAFEGIYVKNRFNRKMYRIINRSEVSAEKKYTYSGLTFLIFPELITQITGVPYAEYMAQEFYKPLGMKTFGFLPSIKNFSNKIVPTETDTIYRHTLTQGWVHDENASLLGGISGNAGLFGTADDLAIIMQMFMQNGLYAGKQYIAENTIKAFSKVQYPENENRRGLGFDKPYLENNTFKIADAYPAPEVGASSFGHSGFTGTFVWADPENKLVYIFLSNRVYPTRENRNIYKLNIRSSIQQIFYQAFDNAKQHQP, from the coding sequence ATGAATAAATTAATTTTTATACTATTTGGTTTATTAAGTAGCATTCTTGTTTCGCAAGAAGCTACGACAAAAACTTTATTGCTTCCGGTTGGTTCTAGTTTGCAAGCATCTTCTTTGGCTGCTTACGAGCTAGATTCTGCTTTTGTATATCGCAAAGTTGACAGTATTGTAACAACTGGTATAAAAAATAATGCTTTCCCCGGTGCTCAGGTTTTAATTGCGAAAGAAGGGAATATCATTTTTCATGAAGCTTACGGATTTCACACCTACGATAGCATTCAGCCCGTAGCAGAAAATGACATTTATGATCTGGCATCGGTCACCAAAATTTTAGGTCCGCTGCCTGCAATTATGAAATTGGTTGATGAAGGCAAGTTAGATTTAGACGTTCCTTTTAGCACCTATTGGAAACCTTGGAGAAGTCACAAAGACAAAGCAAATATTACGCTTCGCGAGATATTGGCGCATCAAGCCGGTTTAGAACCTTACATTGTTTTTCTCAATAAAACTTTAAAAAATAACGGTCAGTTTAAAAAGAGATTCATCCGCAGTAAAAAGAATAATAGATTTAGTAACGAAGCTTTTGAAGGTATCTATGTAAAAAATAGATTTAACCGAAAAATGTACCGCATCATAAATCGTTCTGAAGTATCCGCAGAGAAAAAATATACCTATTCGGGACTCACATTTCTAATTTTTCCGGAGCTCATTACTCAAATTACAGGTGTTCCATATGCAGAATATATGGCGCAAGAATTTTACAAACCACTTGGTATGAAAACCTTCGGTTTTCTGCCGAGTATCAAGAATTTCAGCAACAAAATTGTACCTACAGAAACAGATACTATTTACAGACATACGCTCACCCAAGGTTGGGTACATGATGAAAACGCATCTTTATTAGGTGGCATTTCTGGCAACGCAGGGCTGTTTGGTACTGCAGATGATTTGGCAATTATTATGCAAATGTTCATGCAAAACGGACTATATGCCGGCAAGCAATACATCGCTGAAAATACCATTAAAGCATTTTCAAAAGTTCAATATCCCGAAAACGAAAATAGAAGAGGTTTGGGTTTTGACAAACCCTATTTAGAGAACAACACTTTTAAAATTGCCGATGCCTACCCTGCTCCAGAAGTTGGTGCATCAAGTTTTGGGCATAGTGGTTTTACAGGCACATTTGTTTGGGCAGATCCCGAAAACAAATTAGTTTATATATTTCTATCAAATAGAGTGTATCCTACGAGAGAAAATCGCAATATTTACAAGCTGAATATCCGTTCATCAATCCAACAAATATTTTATCAGGCATTTGATAACGCAAAACAGCACCAACCTTAA
- a CDS encoding helix-turn-helix domain-containing protein, with product MLRKNLKFISIFLMLFCFLGKAQTEQDLEGISDSLLTNLQEFYSEIYETSEQTLSGIYKIHKNIDTYNVKEQVAIYLVLIDFQIAEGLYDEAIINCHISHDMAKENGFAYETVLSDYYLALAYEQNYEYDKSFELFKSLAQLINDSNYEYLAILSEIDMALFYEIIGKYRDALDIRLKIVKTKGDFLKKRWSPEYYNQFLDMSNLYNELGIKDSAYYYRDLFKQAIKDYPETSVEHYFLIKNEANISFNERDYSNAINKYRVYSNWYFNRLKEYDSPGLIKKSKAHLALGEVDSALNNLNLIKSRPIFEKQEKTISPDFYKLYIDIYKKKGEDDLRKEYEQKYYKALETYNSFKFNTLDNLYDIDKQRIQIENANAANDYKSTLNYLWISLGSIVMCFIGFTLWKQKREKKKFDALMQRTENKTPLNTSLEPSTNTTEIKDEKVEALIHQIKELQEQGFFLKQKTTLHNTAKKLKTNTSYLSTIINNNLGTTFSAFVNDIRIDYIINELKINKQLRSYSVKAIAEEIGYKSADSFSKYFKQSTGLSPSTFIKNINKKG from the coding sequence ATGTTAAGAAAGAACTTAAAGTTCATCTCTATTTTTTTAATGCTCTTTTGTTTTTTAGGGAAAGCACAAACTGAACAAGATTTAGAGGGTATATCAGATAGTTTATTAACTAATCTTCAAGAATTCTATAGTGAAATTTATGAGACAAGTGAGCAAACATTATCTGGCATATATAAAATACATAAGAATATTGATACCTATAATGTAAAAGAGCAAGTAGCTATATACCTTGTTTTAATCGATTTTCAAATTGCTGAAGGTTTATATGATGAAGCTATCATTAACTGCCATATCTCACATGATATGGCTAAAGAAAATGGTTTTGCTTATGAAACTGTGCTTTCTGATTATTATTTAGCCTTGGCATATGAACAGAATTATGAATACGATAAATCTTTTGAACTATTTAAGTCGCTGGCTCAATTAATTAATGATAGTAATTATGAGTATTTGGCTATTCTATCTGAAATTGATATGGCATTGTTTTATGAGATAATTGGTAAATACCGGGATGCATTAGACATAAGACTTAAGATTGTTAAAACAAAAGGAGACTTTTTAAAAAAACGTTGGAGTCCAGAATACTATAATCAGTTTTTAGATATGTCGAATTTATATAATGAACTGGGAATAAAAGACTCCGCTTATTATTATAGAGACTTGTTCAAACAAGCTATTAAAGATTATCCTGAAACTTCTGTGGAACATTATTTTCTGATAAAAAATGAAGCTAATATAAGTTTTAATGAAAGAGATTATTCTAATGCTATTAACAAGTATAGAGTTTATAGTAATTGGTATTTTAACAGGCTCAAAGAATATGACTCTCCGGGGCTTATTAAAAAGAGTAAAGCCCATCTAGCCTTGGGTGAAGTGGATAGCGCATTGAACAATTTAAATTTGATTAAAAGCCGACCAATTTTTGAAAAGCAAGAAAAAACCATTTCCCCAGATTTCTATAAACTATATATAGATATTTATAAAAAGAAGGGTGAAGATGATTTAAGAAAAGAATATGAGCAGAAATATTATAAAGCTCTAGAAACCTATAACTCGTTTAAATTTAATACGCTTGATAATCTTTATGATATTGACAAGCAGCGTATACAAATAGAGAACGCCAATGCAGCCAACGATTATAAGAGTACATTAAATTATTTGTGGATTTCCTTGGGGTCAATAGTTATGTGCTTCATAGGTTTTACGCTATGGAAACAAAAAAGAGAAAAGAAAAAGTTTGATGCATTAATGCAAAGAACAGAGAACAAAACACCGCTTAACACTTCACTAGAACCAAGTACGAATACTACTGAAATAAAAGATGAAAAGGTCGAGGCATTGATTCATCAAATTAAAGAACTACAAGAACAAGGCTTTTTTCTAAAACAAAAGACAACCTTGCATAATACAGCAAAGAAATTAAAAACCAATACTTCTTACCTTTCGACAATCATTAACAATAATTTGGGTACTACATTTTCAGCTTTTGTTAATGATATAAGAATCGATTATATCATTAATGAGTTGAAAATAAACAAGCAATTGCGTTCGTATTCTGTGAAAGCAATTGCCGAAGAAATTGGTTATAAAAGTGCCGATTCATTCTCCAAATACTTTAAGCAAAGCACCGGTTTGTCGCCTTCTACTTTTATAAAAAATATCAATAAAAAGGGTTAA
- a CDS encoding hemolysin family protein — translation MGLLLFYAFISIFFSFLCSILEAVLLSITPTFINVKKKEGHAYATTLEALKKDVDQPLIAILTINTIAHTVGAILVGVQAKVAYAELYGSETKTILGVTFTEDLMVGVVSTLMTILILVASEIIPKTIGATYWKQLANFSTKALNIMVLGLKYTGLLWILRLFTKMVGGGKHHGSVLSREDFHAMTDMAHEEGVFEKSESTIIKNLLRFDEVLVKDIMTPRAVMKVASDEKTIADFFADNPKLRFSRIPVYTDNMDNVTGFVLKDNVLEEMINQNGEIPLKDIKREILVTRRSTPIPTLFEIFIAKREAIALVVDEYGSVSGIVTMEDVIETLLGLEIMDESDNVADLQSLARKNWEKRAQATGVIEKPTSPDE, via the coding sequence ATGGGACTACTACTTTTTTACGCATTCATTTCTATTTTCTTCTCTTTTCTGTGTTCTATATTAGAAGCAGTACTGTTGAGCATTACCCCTACTTTCATCAATGTAAAAAAGAAAGAAGGTCATGCGTATGCAACAACACTAGAAGCACTTAAAAAAGATGTCGATCAACCTTTAATTGCTATTTTAACTATAAATACCATTGCCCACACGGTTGGTGCAATTTTGGTAGGTGTACAAGCGAAAGTTGCCTATGCCGAGTTATACGGTAGCGAAACCAAAACAATACTTGGCGTTACCTTCACCGAAGACTTAATGGTCGGTGTGGTGTCTACTTTAATGACCATTCTTATTTTGGTGGCATCTGAAATTATACCAAAAACAATTGGTGCAACGTATTGGAAACAATTGGCTAATTTCTCTACCAAGGCTTTAAACATTATGGTTTTGGGCTTAAAATATACGGGTCTGTTATGGATACTTCGTCTTTTTACCAAAATGGTAGGCGGTGGCAAACACCATGGTAGCGTTTTAAGTCGCGAAGATTTTCATGCGATGACCGATATGGCACATGAAGAAGGTGTTTTTGAAAAATCTGAATCTACCATCATTAAAAACTTATTAAGGTTCGATGAAGTATTGGTGAAAGATATTATGACGCCAAGAGCGGTTATGAAAGTAGCGTCAGACGAGAAAACGATAGCCGATTTCTTTGCTGACAATCCGAAATTGCGTTTTTCTAGAATTCCTGTGTACACCGATAATATGGATAATGTTACCGGTTTTGTTTTAAAGGATAATGTGCTAGAAGAAATGATCAACCAGAACGGAGAAATTCCGTTGAAAGATATTAAACGTGAAATTCTAGTAACCCGTAGAAGTACGCCGATCCCAACATTATTTGAAATATTCATTGCAAAACGTGAGGCAATTGCCCTTGTAGTTGACGAATATGGTTCTGTAAGTGGTATTGTAACGATGGAAGATGTTATTGAAACCCTTCTAGGGCTCGAAATAATGGATGAGAGCGACAATGTTGCCGATTTGCAGAGTCTTGCTCGTAAAAATTGGGAAAAACGCGCTCAGGCAACGGGAGTAATCGAAAAGCCTACTTCACCAGACGAATAA
- a CDS encoding helix-turn-helix domain-containing protein — protein sequence MLIKESRVRKVWLGTLFLFSLLYNLSAQSVNIELEQRIDSIYELSVTDYKKSVIASQKLLKEIDDFKEPQEKVKIYLVTSNVMLFNGEIKESIINLKKAITLSEEKSYNKLYLQANLVLAKAYVASYEYENAFNVYSNIITTEEYSVLPNNHSYKWATMSNFAHLNSIIGRKDQALKLYIDSYKLGKDSINNVYWQRVSLDIADLYNFFDKKDSAQIYLREYHKLTENHKPSLVTDYIPWYEGNLAFYNNDFKKAINKYKKYEELIKIDFGIEDEEILIRKGRSYVELGKLDSALITLEAIQEMDEFSKFERYLNPDYYRIYYDIYSTKGQLEIASAYLKNYDQAQLRRNTFAFKTIDELHNLKTKEVQVKENVEKSKLQQYIKYLWVAVVVIILIATLFLVIRQRRDAKKFDELMKRSSIEFNQTIKNTTEVQDVNLADKTVTSILYKINELQNDGFFLKQKTSLYNTAKKLKTNTSYLSNIINNNLGTTFSAFVNDIRIDYIVNELKTNKQLRSYSVKAIAEEIGYKSADSFSKYFKQNTGLSPSSYIKKLNKDS from the coding sequence ATGTTGATTAAAGAGAGTCGAGTTAGAAAGGTTTGGCTGGGTACCTTATTCCTATTCTCATTGCTATATAATCTTTCTGCTCAATCTGTAAATATTGAATTGGAACAAAGAATAGATTCCATCTACGAATTAAGCGTAACGGACTATAAGAAGAGTGTTATCGCATCTCAAAAATTACTTAAAGAGATAGATGATTTTAAAGAACCACAAGAGAAAGTAAAAATTTATTTGGTTACCAGTAATGTGATGTTATTTAATGGTGAAATTAAAGAGTCTATCATAAATCTTAAAAAAGCGATAACCTTAAGTGAGGAAAAAAGTTATAACAAACTTTATTTGCAAGCTAATTTAGTTCTTGCTAAAGCCTATGTAGCTAGTTATGAGTATGAAAATGCATTTAATGTGTATTCAAATATAATTACAACAGAGGAGTATAGTGTTTTGCCAAATAACCACTCTTATAAATGGGCAACAATGAGCAATTTTGCCCATTTGAATTCAATAATCGGAAGAAAGGATCAAGCCTTAAAATTATATATTGACTCTTATAAATTAGGAAAAGATTCAATTAATAATGTGTATTGGCAGCGTGTTTCGCTTGATATTGCTGATCTCTATAATTTTTTCGATAAAAAAGATTCAGCTCAAATATACTTAAGAGAATATCATAAATTAACTGAGAATCATAAACCGAGCTTAGTTACTGATTATATTCCTTGGTATGAGGGTAACTTGGCCTTCTATAACAATGATTTTAAAAAGGCTATAAATAAATACAAGAAATATGAAGAGCTTATTAAGATTGATTTTGGAATAGAAGATGAGGAGATATTAATAAGAAAAGGTCGCTCTTATGTGGAATTAGGAAAACTTGATAGTGCTTTAATAACCTTAGAAGCAATTCAAGAAATGGATGAATTTTCGAAGTTTGAACGGTATTTGAACCCTGATTATTATAGAATTTATTATGATATTTATTCTACTAAAGGTCAGCTGGAAATAGCAAGTGCATATTTAAAAAATTATGACCAAGCTCAACTAAGACGAAACACATTTGCTTTTAAAACAATTGACGAATTACATAATTTAAAAACAAAAGAGGTTCAGGTAAAGGAAAATGTGGAAAAGTCAAAACTTCAGCAATACATTAAATATTTATGGGTAGCCGTAGTTGTAATCATATTAATAGCCACTTTATTTTTGGTAATTAGGCAAAGGAGAGATGCCAAAAAGTTTGACGAACTGATGAAGCGGAGTAGTATCGAGTTTAACCAGACTATTAAAAATACAACCGAAGTTCAAGATGTAAACTTGGCAGATAAAACGGTAACTTCCATTCTTTATAAAATAAACGAACTACAAAATGATGGTTTCTTTTTAAAACAAAAAACTTCGCTATATAATACCGCAAAGAAGCTAAAAACAAACACCTCTTACCTCTCTAATATTATCAATAATAACCTCGGGACTACTTTTTCAGCTTTTGTAAATGATATAAGAATCGATTATATCGTAAATGAACTAAAAACGAATAAGCAGTTGCGCTCGTATTCGGTAAAAGCTATTGCAGAAGAAATTGGGTATAAAAGTGCGGACTCATTCTCCAAATATTTTAAGCAAAATACAGGGTTATCGCCATCATCGTATATTAAAAAATTGAATAAGGATAGTTAA
- the hemB gene encoding porphobilinogen synthase, giving the protein MYPLIRNRRLRSSEAIRSLVRETIISPSDFLVPLFVVEGKGIKEEIASMPNYYRLSLDNLTKEVKELWKMGLRSVLLFVKVPDNLKDNQGSEALNENGLMQLAIKTVKNACPEMLVMTDVALDPYSSYGHDGIVADGQILNDESVEVLAEMSVSHAKAGADFVAPSDMMDGRILSIREALEDEGYTNTGIMAYSAKYASAFYGPFRDALDSAPVDIKNVPKDKNTYQMDYANRFEAIRETQMDIEEGADIVMVKPGLCYLDIVREIKNEVDVPVAVYQVSGEYAMVKAAAEKGWLDHDAVMMEQLTAIKRAGANIIASYFAKDVVKFLG; this is encoded by the coding sequence ATGTACCCACTTATTAGAAATAGAAGACTTAGAAGTTCAGAAGCTATACGTAGTTTGGTAAGAGAAACTATAATTTCGCCAAGTGATTTTTTAGTCCCGCTTTTCGTTGTTGAAGGTAAAGGTATTAAAGAGGAAATCGCCTCAATGCCCAATTACTACCGCCTTAGTCTTGACAACCTGACTAAAGAGGTTAAAGAACTTTGGAAAATGGGTTTACGTTCTGTTCTACTTTTTGTAAAAGTACCCGATAATTTAAAGGATAATCAAGGTTCTGAGGCATTGAACGAAAACGGATTAATGCAATTGGCAATTAAGACGGTTAAAAATGCTTGTCCAGAAATGTTGGTAATGACCGATGTTGCCCTTGACCCCTATTCTTCTTACGGTCATGATGGTATTGTTGCAGACGGACAAATTCTAAACGATGAAAGTGTAGAAGTTTTGGCAGAAATGAGTGTTTCGCACGCCAAAGCAGGTGCAGATTTTGTTGCCCCAAGTGATATGATGGATGGTCGTATCCTCAGTATTCGCGAGGCTTTAGAAGATGAAGGTTATACCAACACCGGTATTATGGCATACAGTGCCAAATACGCAAGTGCATTTTACGGTCCGTTTAGAGATGCTTTAGATTCTGCTCCTGTTGATATTAAAAATGTACCTAAGGATAAAAATACCTACCAGATGGATTATGCGAATAGATTTGAAGCTATTCGAGAAACGCAGATGGATATCGAAGAAGGTGCAGATATCGTTATGGTAAAACCAGGATTATGCTACCTAGATATTGTTCGTGAAATCAAAAATGAGGTTGATGTGCCAGTTGCGGTGTATCAAGTTTCTGGTGAATATGCCATGGTAAAAGCTGCCGCTGAAAAAGGATGGTTAGATCATGATGCGGTAATGATGGAACAGCTGACTGCAATCAAAAGAGCTGGTGCAAATATCATCGCAAGTTACTTCGCTAAAGACGTTGTAAAATTCTTAGGATAA
- a CDS encoding methylated-DNA--[protein]-cysteine S-methyltransferase — protein sequence MEDVAYINTPLGVAKIIGDTDGLSEVTVLNSDAPLTDVIPESLEDAVYQLNEYFEGLRTEFNLKLNPHGTEFQKKVWVELQNIPYGKSRSYLELAKLLGDPNATRAAASANARNPLWIVVPCHRVIGTDGSLTGYAGGLHRKQWLLNHESPVKQQSLF from the coding sequence ATGGAGGATGTTGCTTACATAAATACACCCCTCGGAGTTGCCAAAATTATTGGCGATACTGACGGACTCTCCGAAGTTACTGTTTTAAATTCTGATGCCCCACTTACCGATGTTATACCAGAATCTTTAGAGGATGCCGTTTATCAATTAAACGAATATTTTGAAGGACTAAGAACCGAGTTCAATTTAAAACTGAACCCACACGGTACCGAGTTTCAAAAGAAGGTTTGGGTAGAATTACAAAACATACCCTACGGAAAATCTAGATCCTATTTAGAGCTTGCAAAGTTATTGGGTGATCCCAATGCCACCAGAGCTGCCGCATCTGCAAATGCCCGAAATCCGTTATGGATCGTAGTGCCTTGCCATCGAGTTATTGGTACCGATGGTTCACTTACCGGTTACGCTGGTGGGCTACACAGAAAACAGTGGTTATTGAACCACGAAAGCCCCGTGAAACAGCAAAGTCTATTCTAA